In Corynebacterium afermentans subsp. afermentans, a genomic segment contains:
- a CDS encoding LuxR C-terminal-related transcriptional regulator — MIRVLLADDHEIVRLGLRSVLEAAEDIKVVAEVATAEGAIATAQAGGIDVILMDLRFGAGAEGQRVTTGAQATAAIRANMPHPPKVLVVTNYDTDADILGAIEAGAVGYLLKDAPPEELVAAVRSTARGDATMSPVVRDRLESRERTPRSSLTPRELEVLQLVAAGSSNREIGRQLMLSEATVKSHLVHIYDKLGVRSRTSAVASAREQGVL, encoded by the coding sequence TTGATCCGGGTACTGCTGGCTGACGACCACGAGATTGTCCGCCTCGGCCTGCGCTCCGTACTGGAGGCCGCCGAGGACATCAAAGTGGTGGCCGAGGTAGCCACCGCCGAAGGCGCGATTGCCACCGCGCAGGCCGGCGGCATCGATGTCATCCTCATGGACCTGCGCTTCGGCGCCGGCGCGGAAGGCCAGCGCGTGACCACCGGCGCCCAAGCCACCGCCGCGATTCGGGCCAACATGCCCCACCCACCCAAGGTGCTGGTGGTGACCAACTACGACACGGACGCCGACATCCTCGGTGCCATCGAGGCCGGCGCCGTGGGCTACCTGCTTAAAGACGCCCCGCCGGAGGAGCTCGTCGCGGCTGTGCGCTCCACCGCACGCGGCGATGCCACCATGTCCCCCGTCGTGCGCGACCGGCTCGAATCCCGCGAGCGCACCCCGCGCTCGTCGCTCACCCCGCGCGAGCTGGAGGTGCTGCAGCTGGTCGCCGCCGGCTCCTCCAACCGCGAAATCGGCCGCCAGCTCATGCTCTCCGAGGCGACCGTGAAATCCCACCTCGTCCACATTTACGACAAGCTGGGCGTGCGCTCGCGCACCTCCGCCGTGGCGTCAGCGCGCGAGCAGGGCGTGCTGTAG